Proteins encoded together in one Streptomyces sp. TLI_171 window:
- a CDS encoding NADPH-dependent F420 reductase, with amino-acid sequence MRIGIIGTGTVGQTLATKLISLGHEVTLGSRTKDNAAANDWAERSGPGGHAGTFADAAEFGELVINATSGTVSLSAVELAGPERLAGKTLIDVSNPLVFSPDGQVTLDPVNDDSVGERLQRALPDTKVVKTLNTVNNEVMVDPGRVPGPHQLFLAGQDDEAKAQVKALLVEFGWPAEDILDLGGIDAARAVEMLMPFWLRLMRHYGHTDFNYSIRTAG; translated from the coding sequence ATGCGGATCGGAATCATCGGCACCGGAACGGTCGGCCAGACGCTGGCGACCAAGCTGATCTCGCTCGGGCACGAGGTCACCCTCGGCTCGCGCACCAAGGACAACGCCGCCGCCAACGACTGGGCGGAGCGCTCGGGCCCCGGCGGCCACGCCGGCACTTTCGCGGACGCCGCCGAGTTCGGCGAGCTCGTCATCAACGCCACCAGCGGCACCGTGTCGCTCTCCGCGGTCGAACTGGCCGGGCCCGAGCGGCTGGCCGGGAAGACCCTGATCGACGTGTCCAACCCGCTGGTGTTCTCCCCGGACGGCCAGGTCACCCTGGACCCGGTCAACGACGACAGCGTCGGCGAGCGCCTGCAGCGCGCCCTGCCGGACACCAAGGTCGTCAAGACGCTGAACACCGTCAACAACGAGGTCATGGTCGACCCCGGTCGCGTCCCCGGACCGCACCAGCTGTTCCTGGCCGGCCAGGACGACGAGGCCAAGGCCCAGGTCAAGGCCCTGCTGGTGGAGTTCGGCTGGCCCGCCGAGGACATCCTCGACCTTGGCGGCATCGACGCCGCCCGCGCGGTGGAGATGCTGATGCCGTTCTGGCTGCGGCTGATGCGCCACTACGGCCACACCGACTTCAACTACTCGATCCGCACCGCGGGCTGA
- a CDS encoding polysaccharide lyase family 8 super-sandwich domain-containing protein produces the protein MSLPDLSRRRLLQATTAGALTLAVGAQAVTASAAAAATADPYDALRLRWLALLTGTGFDPAAEPFATALRGLGDRARAQQQTMAPAAGSLWPDLPLGSVSANITGSFVRLRTMALAWAQPGTGLTGDAALGAAVGTGLDHLVATAYTATATAYDNWWDWQIGSPQALLDAAVLAFPLLTATQLASYGAAVDRSVPDSRVAAYSGTSTGANRVDLCRVLALRGVLGRSSAKLATAAGALSPVFPFVLTGDGLYPDGSFVQHTWVPYTGSYGEVLLGGLSRLFALLAGSAWEVVDPQRQNVFDAVDSAYAPFLFNGLVMDAVSGRAISRGLQRSDLLHLQQDDHGRGHTIIGHILRLAESGAAPAGQSAAWRAAVKGWIARDYYRPYLSDAAVDVPELARAQGLLADGAVTAAPEPVGARVFAMDRAVVRRAGWAAAVSMCSARTTFYETGNGENLRGWHTNSGLLSWWNATTGNGQYADAFWPTVNPYRLPGTTVSTKALADAAGGAWGTARPDSVWAGGASDGTYAALGQAVRGLSSTLTGWKSWFLLDDSVVCLGAGLSCADGVPVETVVDNRNLGASGTHALTVDGVVQPATLGWSQQFTGARSIALAGFGGYVFPGGATVRALREARSGSWHDVNFGGTTDVLTRRYLTLWFDHGTDPSGASYAYLLLPGADAATTAARAASPTVTVLANSASVQAVSDAASGVTAANFRVAGSVGGITVSAPCSVLVRESGGVLTVAVADPSRTAAVVQVTVDRPGYVSADAAAGVSVLAAGPSVRLLAELGGTQGASRTVTLRRSGSAAAASAVLLAPVQDTYLRDGSYADANYGTATVLTVKNTNTAGSGYSRRALLGFDTSQVAGPVRRAVLWVHGAVADSGGTETDLQAFATAADAWQETAATWNRSPAPGAALGAGRISTAADWVALDVTAAVSASSLLTLTVGQSAGRVGLAVNLNSRENPAFPPVLQVVTD, from the coding sequence GTGTCCCTGCCCGACCTGTCCCGTCGCCGGCTGCTCCAGGCCACCACCGCCGGCGCGCTCACCCTCGCCGTCGGCGCCCAGGCCGTCACCGCGAGCGCCGCGGCGGCGGCCACCGCCGACCCGTACGACGCGCTGCGGCTGCGCTGGCTGGCGCTGCTCACCGGCACCGGGTTCGACCCGGCGGCGGAGCCGTTCGCCACCGCGCTGCGCGGGCTGGGCGACCGGGCACGGGCGCAGCAGCAGACGATGGCCCCGGCGGCGGGGTCGCTCTGGCCGGACCTGCCGCTGGGGTCGGTGTCGGCGAACATCACCGGCAGTTTCGTGCGGCTGCGGACCATGGCGCTGGCCTGGGCGCAGCCGGGGACGGGTCTGACGGGTGACGCCGCGCTGGGTGCGGCGGTGGGTACGGGCCTGGACCATCTGGTGGCGACGGCGTACACGGCGACCGCGACGGCGTACGACAACTGGTGGGACTGGCAGATCGGTTCGCCGCAGGCGCTGCTGGACGCCGCGGTGCTGGCCTTCCCGCTGCTGACGGCGACCCAGTTGGCGTCCTACGGTGCGGCGGTGGACCGGTCGGTGCCGGATTCCCGGGTGGCGGCGTACTCGGGGACGAGCACGGGCGCGAACCGGGTGGACCTGTGCCGGGTGCTGGCGCTGCGCGGGGTGCTGGGCCGGAGTTCGGCGAAGCTGGCGACGGCGGCGGGGGCGCTGTCGCCGGTGTTCCCGTTCGTGCTGACGGGTGACGGGCTGTACCCGGACGGGTCCTTCGTGCAGCACACCTGGGTGCCGTACACGGGCTCGTACGGGGAGGTGCTGCTGGGCGGGTTGAGCCGGTTGTTCGCGCTGTTGGCGGGGTCGGCGTGGGAGGTGGTGGATCCGCAGCGGCAGAACGTGTTCGACGCGGTCGATTCGGCGTACGCGCCGTTCCTGTTCAACGGGTTGGTGATGGACGCGGTGAGCGGCCGGGCGATCAGCCGGGGGCTGCAGCGTTCGGACCTGCTGCACCTGCAGCAGGACGACCACGGGCGCGGCCACACGATCATCGGCCACATCCTGCGGCTGGCGGAGTCGGGGGCGGCTCCGGCGGGGCAGTCGGCGGCGTGGCGGGCGGCGGTGAAGGGCTGGATCGCCCGGGACTACTACCGCCCGTACCTGTCGGACGCGGCTGTGGACGTGCCGGAACTGGCCCGGGCGCAGGGCCTGTTGGCGGACGGCGCGGTGACGGCGGCGCCGGAGCCGGTGGGGGCGCGGGTGTTCGCGATGGACCGGGCGGTGGTGCGCCGGGCGGGCTGGGCGGCGGCGGTGTCGATGTGTTCGGCGCGCACCACGTTCTACGAGACCGGCAACGGGGAGAACCTGCGTGGCTGGCACACCAACAGCGGTCTGCTGTCCTGGTGGAACGCCACCACGGGCAACGGGCAGTACGCGGACGCGTTCTGGCCGACGGTGAACCCGTACCGGCTGCCGGGCACCACGGTGTCCACCAAGGCGCTGGCGGACGCGGCGGGCGGCGCATGGGGCACGGCCCGCCCGGACAGCGTGTGGGCGGGCGGGGCGAGCGACGGCACGTACGCGGCGCTGGGCCAGGCGGTGCGCGGGCTGTCCTCGACCTTGACGGGCTGGAAGTCCTGGTTCCTGCTGGACGATTCGGTGGTCTGCCTGGGCGCGGGGCTGAGCTGCGCCGACGGGGTGCCGGTCGAGACGGTGGTGGACAACCGGAACCTGGGCGCGTCGGGGACCCACGCACTGACGGTGGACGGGGTGGTGCAGCCCGCCACCTTGGGCTGGTCGCAGCAGTTCACCGGGGCGCGGTCGATCGCGCTGGCGGGTTTCGGCGGGTACGTGTTCCCGGGCGGCGCGACCGTGCGGGCGCTGCGCGAGGCCCGGAGCGGCAGTTGGCACGACGTCAACTTCGGCGGCACGACGGACGTGTTGACCCGCCGGTACCTGACGCTCTGGTTCGATCACGGCACCGACCCGTCGGGTGCCTCGTACGCGTACCTGCTGCTGCCGGGCGCGGACGCCGCCACGACGGCCGCCCGGGCGGCGTCGCCGACCGTCACGGTGCTCGCCAACTCGGCTTCGGTGCAGGCGGTTTCGGATGCGGCTTCGGGAGTGACGGCGGCGAACTTCCGGGTGGCGGGCAGTGTCGGCGGGATCACCGTGTCGGCGCCCTGCTCGGTGCTGGTGCGGGAGAGCGGGGGCGTGCTGACCGTGGCGGTGGCCGACCCGTCGCGCACGGCGGCCGTCGTGCAGGTGACGGTGGACCGGCCGGGGTACGTGTCGGCCGATGCCGCGGCCGGTGTGAGCGTGCTGGCGGCGGGCCCGTCGGTGCGGCTGCTGGCGGAGCTCGGCGGGACCCAGGGGGCGAGCCGCACGGTGACGCTGCGTCGGTCCGGGTCGGCGGCGGCTGCGAGCGCGGTGCTGCTGGCGCCCGTCCAGGACACGTATCTGCGGGACGGCTCGTACGCCGACGCCAACTACGGGACGGCGACGGTGCTGACGGTGAAGAACACGAACACCGCCGGCTCCGGCTATTCGCGGCGGGCACTGCTGGGCTTCGACACCTCGCAGGTGGCGGGACCGGTGCGGCGGGCGGTGCTGTGGGTGCACGGGGCGGTGGCGGACTCGGGCGGCACGGAGACCGACCTGCAGGCGTTCGCCACCGCGGCGGACGCCTGGCAGGAGACCGCCGCCACCTGGAACCGCTCCCCCGCGCCGGGCGCGGCCCTGGGCGCCGGCCGGATCTCCACCGCCGCGGACTGGGTGGCGCTGGACGTGACGGCGGCGGTCTCCGCGTCCTCGCTGCTGACCTTGACGGTCGGTCAGTCGGCCGGCCGGGTGGGCCTGGCGGTGAACCTGAACAGCCGGGAGAACCCGGCGTTCCCGCCGGTGCTGCAGGTGGTCACGGACTGA
- the fdxA gene encoding ferredoxin, whose translation MTYVIALPCVDVKDKACIDDCPVDCIYEGERMLYIHPDECIDCGACEPVCPVEAIYFEDDTPDEWRQFNTANAEFFDDLGAPGSSAKLGLIPKDHPTVAALPVQDAV comes from the coding sequence ATGACCTACGTCATCGCTCTGCCCTGCGTGGACGTCAAGGACAAGGCCTGCATCGACGACTGCCCCGTCGACTGCATCTACGAGGGGGAGCGGATGCTGTACATCCACCCCGACGAGTGCATCGACTGCGGGGCGTGCGAGCCGGTCTGCCCCGTGGAGGCGATCTACTTCGAGGACGACACCCCGGACGAATGGCGGCAGTTCAACACCGCCAACGCCGAGTTCTTCGACGACCTCGGCGCCCCCGGCAGCAGCGCGAAGCTCGGCCTGATCCCCAAGGACCACCCGACCGTCGCGGCGCTGCCGGTCCAGGACGCCGTCTGA
- the soxR gene encoding redox-sensitive transcriptional activator SoxR yields the protein MTGDRSGEVAAPDDWLSIGEVSARTGAAVSALRFYEELGLIASERDGRNQRRYPRHMLRRVALVSVAKRIGIPLQDLREAFADVPLDRPPSHQEWQRASRGWKLRLEERRQTIERLEAELTGCIGCGCLSMKACALLNPGDTLAEDGVGPRRL from the coding sequence ATGACGGGTGACCGGTCCGGCGAGGTCGCCGCCCCGGACGACTGGCTGAGCATCGGCGAGGTCAGCGCGCGGACGGGCGCGGCGGTGTCGGCGCTGCGGTTCTACGAGGAGCTGGGCCTGATCGCCTCCGAGCGGGACGGGCGCAACCAGCGCCGCTATCCGCGGCACATGCTGCGCCGGGTCGCGCTGGTGTCGGTGGCGAAGCGGATCGGCATCCCGTTGCAGGACCTGCGGGAGGCGTTCGCCGACGTGCCGCTGGACCGGCCGCCGAGCCACCAGGAGTGGCAGCGCGCCTCGCGCGGCTGGAAGCTCCGGCTGGAGGAGCGCCGGCAGACCATCGAGCGGCTGGAGGCCGAGCTGACGGGGTGCATCGGCTGCGGCTGCCTGTCGATGAAGGCGTGCGCGCTGCTGAACCCGGGCGACACGCTGGCCGAGGACGGCGTCGGCCCGCGGCGGCTCTGA